A genomic region of Triticum aestivum cultivar Chinese Spring unplaced genomic scaffold, IWGSC CS RefSeq v2.1 scaffold40505, whole genome shotgun sequence contains the following coding sequences:
- the LOC123172265 gene encoding DIBOA-glucoside dioxygenase BX6-like, which produces MRVVAAGTDRIFQIIMPATQLPAGEAWDRRRELQAFDDTKAGVKGLVDAGVTALPPIFRHSPESLEGITSSNHVTGAIPTVDLSAARREDTVALVRRAAGTVGFFQVVNHGVPAELMAGMLEGVRRFNEGPAEAKQAIYSRDQARKVRFASNFDLFSSAAANWRDTLFFHLAPDPAPSQELPEAVRDVVTEYGKAVTKVALSVLELLSESLGLSSDHLRDMGCAENLNAVCQYYPPCPEPYLTWGTKRHTDPGFLTVLLQDGMGGLQVLVDHKTWVDVPPVPGAFIINIGDLLQLVSNDQFRSVEHRVLANKSKDTARVSVASFFNTDMERSTRLYGPITDGRNPPIYRSVTARDFIATFNRIGLDGRSLDHYRLDQHTPTPAVEGCE; this is translated from the exons ATGCGTGTGGTTGCAGCTGGCACAGATCGAATATTTCAGATCATCATGCCCGCTACCCAATTGCCTGCCGGCGAGGCCTGGGACCGCCGGCGTGAGCTGCAGGCGTTCGACGACACCAAGGCGGGCGTCAagggcctcgtcgacgccggcGTCACGGCCCTCCCGCCCATCTTCCGCCACTCGCCGGAGTCCCTCGAGGGCATCACGTCCTCAAACCATGTCACGGGGGCCATCCCGACCGTCGACCTATCGGCCGCGCGGCGCGAGGACACGGTCGCCCTGGTGCGGCGCGCGGCCGGGACGGTGGGCTTCTTCCAGGTGGTCAACCACGGCGTGCCGGCCGAGCTCATGGCCGGCATGCTCGAGGGGGTGCGCCGGTTCAACGAGGGGCCCGCCGAGGCGAAGCAGGCCATCTACAGCAGGGATCAAGCTCGCAAGGTGCGTTTCGCTTCCAACTTCGACCtcttctcgtcggcggcggccaaCTGGCGCGACaccctcttcttccacctcgctcCGGACCCGGCACCTTCCCAAGAGCTGCCCGAGGCTgtcag GGATGTGGTCACCGAGTACGGAAAGGCGGTGACCAAGGTGGCGCTGTCCGTGCTGGAGCTGCTGTCGGAGTCCCTGGGCCTGAGCAGCGACCACCTGCGCGACATGGGCTGCGCGGAGAACCTCAACGCGGTGTGCCAATACTATCCGCCGTGCCCGGAGCCGTACCTCACCTGGGGCACCAAGAGGCACACCGACCCGGGGTTCCTCACCGTCCTCCTGCAGGACGGCATGGGCGGTCTCCAGGTGCTCGTCGATCACAAGACCTGGGTGGACGTCCCTCCCGTGCCCGGCGCTTTCATCATCAACATCGGCGACCTTCTTCAG CTTGTCAGCAATGACCAGTTCAGGAGCGTGGAGCACCGGGTCCTGGCCAACAAGAGCAAAGACACCGCGAGGGTCTCCGTGGCATCCTTCTTCAACACCGACATGGAGAGATCCACGAGGCTGTATGGCCCCATCACCGATGGACGCAATCCCCCGATCTACAGGAGCGTCACGGCTCGAGACTTCATCGCCACATTTAACCGCATCGGCCTCGATGGTCGCTCGCTCGACCACTACCGGTTGGACCAGCATACTCCTACACCTGCTGTGGAGGGGTGTGAATGA